A section of the Citrobacter farmeri genome encodes:
- a CDS encoding hemolysin family protein: MLNSIFIILCLIAVSAFFSISEISLAASRKIKLKLLADEGNLNAQRVLKMQENPGMFFTVVQIGLNAVAILGGIVGDAAFSPAFNTLFSRYISPELSEQLSFILSFSLVTGMFILFADLTPKRIGMIAPEAVALRIINPMRFCLFVFTPLVWFFNGLANVIFRIFKLPMVRKDDITSDDIYAVVEAGALAGVLRKQEHELIENVFELESRTVPSSMTPRENVIWFDLHEDEQSLKNKVAEHPHSKFLVCNEDIDHIIGYVDSKDLLNRVLANQSMALNSGVQIRNTLIVPDTLTLSEALESFKTAGEDFAVIMNEYALVVGIITLNDVMTTLMGDLVGQGLEEQIVARDENSWLIDGGTPIDDVMRVLDIDEFPQSGNYETIGGFMMFMLRKIPKRTDSVKFSGYKFEVVDIDNYRIDQLLVTRLDSKPSILVPKLPDAREDVKA; encoded by the coding sequence ATGTTAAACAGTATTTTTATTATTCTTTGCCTGATCGCTGTGAGTGCGTTCTTCTCGATATCCGAGATCTCACTTGCCGCTTCACGTAAAATTAAGCTCAAACTGCTGGCCGATGAAGGCAATCTCAATGCGCAACGCGTGTTGAAAATGCAGGAAAACCCTGGGATGTTCTTCACGGTAGTGCAAATCGGTCTGAACGCGGTCGCTATTCTTGGCGGTATCGTGGGCGACGCCGCATTTTCCCCGGCCTTCAATACCTTATTCTCTCGCTACATATCGCCAGAACTCTCTGAGCAGTTGAGTTTTATTCTCTCCTTCTCGCTGGTCACCGGTATGTTTATCCTCTTCGCGGACTTAACCCCGAAACGCATCGGTATGATTGCGCCAGAAGCTGTGGCTTTGCGTATCATCAACCCGATGCGCTTCTGTCTGTTTGTTTTCACGCCGCTGGTGTGGTTCTTCAACGGGTTAGCGAACGTGATCTTTCGCATCTTCAAGCTGCCGATGGTGCGCAAAGATGACATCACATCAGATGATATTTATGCCGTGGTGGAAGCTGGCGCGCTCGCAGGCGTGTTACGTAAACAGGAACATGAACTGATTGAGAACGTCTTCGAGCTGGAATCACGTACCGTACCATCATCCATGACGCCGCGTGAAAACGTGATCTGGTTCGATCTGCATGAAGACGAACAGAGCCTGAAGAATAAAGTGGCGGAACATCCGCACTCCAAGTTCCTCGTCTGTAACGAAGACATTGACCACATCATTGGTTATGTCGACTCGAAAGATTTACTGAATCGCGTCCTGGCGAATCAGAGCATGGCGCTGAACAGCGGTGTGCAGATCCGTAACACCCTGATTGTTCCAGATACGCTGACCCTTTCAGAAGCACTGGAAAGTTTCAAAACGGCCGGTGAAGACTTTGCGGTAATCATGAACGAGTACGCGCTGGTCGTGGGTATCATCACCCTGAATGACGTCATGACTACGCTGATGGGCGATCTGGTCGGTCAGGGGCTGGAAGAGCAGATTGTGGCCCGCGACGAAAACTCCTGGCTGATCGACGGCGGTACGCCGATCGATGACGTGATGCGCGTGCTGGATATCGATGAATTCCCGCAGTCGGGCAACTACGAGACGATTGGCGGCTTTATGATGTTCATGCTGCGTAAAATCCCGAAACGTACCGATTCCGTGAAGTTCTCTGGCTACAAATTTGAAGTGGTGGATATTGATAACTACCGTATCGATCAGTTGCTGGTGACCCGTCTTGACAGTAAACCGAGCATACTGGTACCGAAACTGCCGGACGCCAGGGAAGACGTTAAAGCGTAG
- a CDS encoding Gfo/Idh/MocA family protein translates to MNTVNAAIIGGGAIHAIHAEALQQLPNVRLRAIAETDINKGRQLAALYDCHFYHDYREMLWDDTIDVVHICTPHYLHKPMILAALAAGKHVLCEKPAVMHTLDVAEVETALAHARGKLGICYQNRFNPTSLAIKHQLQEGAIGKMLTIKAVLTWSRGGSYYTASPWRGKAATEGGCLLINQAIHTLDLMQWFAEGVTRVKGVVDNTWLAGTIDGEDSAMATFAFRNGARGLFYASNCHTANSPLQLEIHGEKGTLLLEGSELWRIHAETRQKLASDAAPDGSGKSYWGVGHHEAIRQFYDALHHPTAGSVCSIHEAAKSLQIVDAIYRSSQLRTWINLEK, encoded by the coding sequence ATGAACACAGTGAATGCCGCCATTATCGGCGGGGGGGCTATCCATGCCATCCACGCGGAGGCGCTACAGCAGTTGCCCAACGTCAGGCTGCGCGCGATTGCCGAAACGGACATCAACAAAGGACGTCAACTGGCGGCGCTTTATGATTGCCATTTTTATCATGACTACCGCGAAATGCTCTGGGATGACACGATCGACGTGGTGCACATTTGCACGCCGCACTATCTGCATAAACCGATGATTCTTGCCGCACTGGCGGCAGGGAAACATGTACTTTGCGAAAAACCAGCAGTGATGCACACGCTGGACGTGGCCGAAGTCGAAACAGCCCTCGCCCATGCGCGGGGCAAGCTTGGGATCTGCTATCAGAACCGGTTCAATCCCACCAGTCTCGCCATTAAGCACCAGTTGCAGGAGGGGGCGATCGGCAAGATGCTCACGATTAAAGCGGTGCTGACCTGGTCGCGCGGCGGCAGTTATTACACCGCCAGTCCCTGGCGGGGAAAAGCAGCCACCGAAGGCGGTTGTCTGCTCATCAACCAGGCGATCCACACGCTCGATCTGATGCAATGGTTTGCCGAAGGCGTGACGCGTGTCAAGGGAGTGGTCGACAACACCTGGCTTGCCGGTACCATCGACGGTGAAGACAGCGCAATGGCAACCTTTGCCTTTCGCAACGGTGCGCGTGGACTGTTTTATGCCAGCAACTGCCACACCGCCAACTCACCGCTACAGCTGGAAATTCACGGCGAAAAAGGCACTTTGCTTCTTGAGGGGAGCGAGCTGTGGCGTATCCACGCAGAGACCCGACAAAAGCTGGCAAGCGACGCGGCCCCTGACGGCAGCGGCAAAAGCTACTGGGGCGTCGGCCATCACGAAGCGATCCGTCAGTTCTATGACGCCCTACACCATCCCACCGCCGGGAGCGTATGCAGCATTCACGAAGCCGCTAAATCATTGCAGATCGTCGATGCCATTTATCGTTCGTCGCAATTACGTACCTGGATAAACCTGGAGAAATAA
- a CDS encoding DUF1107 domain-containing protein: MKIFQRYNPLQVAKYVKILFRGRLYIKDVGAFEFDKGKILIPKVKDKQHLSVMSEVNRQVLRLQTEMA; encoded by the coding sequence ATGAAAATTTTCCAACGGTACAACCCACTGCAAGTGGCGAAGTACGTGAAGATCCTGTTTCGTGGACGGTTATATATCAAGGACGTTGGCGCTTTTGAGTTTGATAAGGGTAAGATTCTTATCCCAAAAGTGAAGGATAAACAGCATCTGTCTGTGATGTCCGAAGTCAACCGTCAGGTTCTGCGTCTGCAAACTGAGATGGCTTAA
- a CDS encoding LacI family DNA-binding transcriptional regulator — MSGKLKMDEIAALTGFSVSTVSRVLGGKSYTSDKAREAIVKCARQLGVLDSLASGRLLINGVAVFAPQRTFTAQGDAFYLEVTRGIAEAVASHDVWVSYCGLDEQHADIKVFLEKANHKNINAIILIGIDDPTIHKLALSLEKPCVLINSQDREGLLDSVSPDHRSIGNRATQYLFDQGHRRILNVTSLRRETMYWRLEGIKEVYRQYQIPFDTHCDLLVTEGFTEEEAEQAVGEWLRDTPRHDWPEVIFCAGASMSTGILRVLNTHGVRVPEEMSLMTTGVQELDARIVATVSSITIPCRALGVEAVHLLQHRLNRPGAPVFNLLLKGMLSQKGTVASATRHAARVTVER, encoded by the coding sequence ATGTCGGGCAAGTTGAAAATGGATGAAATTGCCGCCTTAACGGGCTTCTCTGTGAGTACCGTGTCGCGGGTGCTGGGCGGGAAGTCCTACACCAGCGACAAGGCGCGTGAGGCAATAGTGAAATGTGCGCGACAACTGGGTGTTCTCGACTCGCTCGCCAGCGGGCGGCTGTTGATTAACGGCGTCGCCGTCTTTGCTCCGCAGCGCACGTTCACGGCGCAGGGAGATGCTTTTTACCTTGAAGTGACGCGCGGTATTGCTGAAGCGGTCGCTTCACACGATGTCTGGGTGAGTTATTGCGGCCTGGATGAGCAACACGCGGATATCAAAGTCTTTCTGGAGAAGGCCAACCATAAAAATATTAACGCCATCATTCTGATCGGGATTGATGATCCGACGATCCACAAGCTGGCGCTGTCGCTGGAAAAACCCTGTGTGTTGATCAACTCGCAGGACAGAGAAGGGCTGCTGGATTCGGTGTCGCCGGACCATCGGTCGATTGGCAACCGGGCGACGCAGTATCTGTTCGATCAAGGGCACCGACGCATTCTCAACGTCACCAGCCTGCGGCGGGAGACGATGTACTGGCGGCTGGAAGGCATTAAAGAGGTCTATCGTCAGTACCAGATCCCGTTTGATACCCATTGCGATCTGCTGGTGACGGAAGGATTCACTGAGGAGGAAGCGGAGCAGGCGGTTGGCGAATGGCTGCGCGATACGCCGCGTCACGACTGGCCGGAAGTGATTTTCTGCGCCGGCGCGTCGATGTCCACCGGCATCCTGCGTGTACTGAACACCCACGGGGTGCGCGTTCCGGAAGAGATGTCGCTGATGACGACGGGCGTACAGGAACTGGACGCCCGCATCGTGGCGACAGTGAGCAGTATTACTATACCCTGCCGGGCGCTGGGCGTGGAGGCGGTGCATCTGTTGCAGCATCGTCTGAACCGGCCCGGTGCGCCGGTATTTAATCTGTTGCTGAAAGGAATGCTTTCACAGAAAGGTACTGTCGCCAGCGCCACGCGGCATGCGGCCCGCGTGACGGTGGAACGCTGA
- the cysQ gene encoding 3'(2'),5'-bisphosphate nucleotidase CysQ → MLEHVCQLARNAGDAIMQVYDGVKPMEIASKQDDSPVTAADIAAHAVILEGLTQLTPEIPVLSEEDPPAWEVRQHWQRYWLVDPLDGTKEFIKRNGEFTVNIALIEKGKPVLGVVYAPVMKVMYSAAEGKAWKEECNVRKQIQVRDARPPLVVISRSHADNELKEYLQQLGEHQTTSIGSSLKFCLVAEGQAQLYPRFGPTNVWDTAAGHAVAAAAGAHVHDWQGKPLDYTPRESFLNPGFRVSIY, encoded by the coding sequence ATGTTAGAACACGTATGCCAGCTTGCACGGAACGCGGGCGATGCCATTATGCAGGTCTATGATGGAGTCAAACCGATGGAGATTGCCAGCAAGCAGGACGATTCTCCGGTAACCGCGGCAGATATTGCTGCACATGCAGTGATTCTCGAAGGCTTAACGCAGCTGACGCCAGAAATTCCGGTACTCTCCGAAGAGGATCCGCCGGCCTGGGAAGTGCGTCAGCACTGGCAGCGTTACTGGTTAGTCGACCCGCTGGACGGCACCAAAGAGTTCATTAAACGCAACGGCGAGTTCACCGTGAACATTGCGCTTATCGAGAAGGGTAAGCCGGTACTGGGTGTGGTCTACGCTCCGGTTATGAAAGTGATGTACAGCGCGGCAGAAGGTAAAGCCTGGAAAGAAGAGTGCAACGTGCGCAAGCAAATACAGGTACGCGACGCGCGCCCGCCGCTGGTGGTCATTAGCCGCTCCCATGCAGACAATGAACTGAAAGAATACTTACAGCAGCTGGGTGAACACCAGACGACGTCGATTGGTTCGTCGCTGAAGTTCTGTCTGGTCGCGGAGGGGCAGGCGCAACTGTATCCCCGCTTTGGGCCGACCAACGTCTGGGACACGGCGGCAGGCCACGCCGTCGCCGCCGCCGCCGGGGCGCACGTTCACGACTGGCAGGGTAAGCCGCTGGACTACACCCCGCGTGAATCGTTCCTTAACCCCGGCTTCCGGGTCTCTATTTATTAA
- a CDS encoding Gfo/Idh/MocA family protein yields the protein MKKVRFGIIGVGNIGTVHARYLLAGAVNDACLTAVCDNNAAKHAAIRQLVGDSVTLFSDARDMLESGLIDAVIVATPHYDHPGLSIMAMRLGIHTLCEKPAGVYTAQVKEMNACARECDVVFSMMYNQRPNPLYQKVKDLIDSGELGELRRSNWIITNWYRSQSYYNSGGWRATWKGEGGGVLLNQDPHQLDLWQWLVGMPVRMRAFCQFGKHRQIEVENEVTAYAEYANGATGVFITTTAEAPGTNRLEIVGDRGKVVVEEGRLRFWRLRESETDFNARWQDGFGEPECWEVIIPTAPECSEHVVITRNFTAAILHGEPLIAPGQEGIHGLTLSNAMHLSTWTDDWVTLPFDEQRYYQLLQEHIASSVEKTVASRTLDASGTW from the coding sequence ATGAAAAAAGTACGTTTTGGCATTATTGGCGTGGGCAACATCGGTACCGTCCACGCCCGGTATCTTCTGGCTGGAGCCGTGAATGACGCCTGCCTGACTGCCGTCTGCGACAACAACGCCGCTAAGCATGCGGCTATCCGCCAGTTGGTGGGTGATTCCGTGACGCTGTTCAGCGACGCGCGCGACATGCTGGAGAGCGGACTGATTGATGCCGTCATCGTCGCGACACCGCACTATGATCATCCTGGGCTGTCCATCATGGCCATGCGTCTGGGGATCCACACGCTCTGTGAGAAGCCCGCTGGTGTTTATACCGCTCAGGTTAAGGAGATGAACGCCTGCGCCCGTGAGTGCGACGTGGTCTTTAGCATGATGTACAACCAGCGTCCTAACCCGCTGTATCAAAAGGTGAAAGACCTGATCGACAGCGGCGAACTCGGCGAACTGCGCCGCTCCAACTGGATCATCACTAACTGGTATCGCTCGCAGAGCTACTACAACTCCGGAGGCTGGCGCGCAACCTGGAAAGGCGAAGGGGGCGGCGTGTTGCTGAATCAGGATCCGCATCAACTCGATCTCTGGCAGTGGCTGGTCGGTATGCCCGTGCGGATGCGCGCTTTCTGCCAGTTCGGCAAACATCGGCAGATCGAAGTCGAAAACGAGGTGACGGCGTATGCCGAGTACGCGAATGGGGCGACGGGGGTCTTCATCACCACCACCGCCGAAGCACCGGGCACCAACCGTCTGGAAATTGTCGGCGATCGCGGAAAAGTGGTTGTCGAAGAGGGACGTCTGCGTTTCTGGCGGTTACGTGAATCTGAAACAGACTTTAACGCCCGCTGGCAAGATGGCTTCGGTGAGCCGGAGTGCTGGGAAGTCATCATCCCTACCGCCCCGGAGTGTAGCGAACACGTTGTTATTACCCGTAATTTCACCGCCGCTATCCTGCATGGCGAACCGCTCATCGCCCCAGGTCAGGAGGGCATTCATGGTCTGACGCTGTCCAATGCTATGCATCTTTCCACCTGGACAGACGACTGGGTCACGCTGCCCTTTGACGAGCAGCGCTACTACCAACTGTTACAGGAACATATTGCGTCATCGGTCGAAAAAACGGTTGCCAGCCGCACGCTGGATGCTTCCGGAACCTGGTAA
- a CDS encoding Gfo/Idh/MocA family protein: MNKHDGMNYAPTGKPQPVVMPGEFIIAAAALDHGHIYGMCNGLIEAGATLKWVYDPDPAKVASFLQQYPQAQAADSLATILNDTTVNLVASAAIPSERCPLGLKVMAAGKDYFTDKAPLTTLDQLEDAKAMVAKTGRKYAVYYSERLHVESAVFAGDLVKQGAIGQVIQTLGTGPHREGSGRPDWFYERRFFGGILCDIGSHQIEQFLFYTGNSDARIVASQVRNVNHPQYPQFEDFGDAMLAGDNGATGYFRCDWFTPGGLSTWGDGRLTLLGTEGYIEIRKYVDITRGEQDVVYLVNKEGEFRYPVAGKVGFPYFGQLILDCIRRTENAMTQEHAFKAAELCVKAQMRANANA; encoded by the coding sequence ATGAACAAGCATGACGGTATGAACTATGCCCCGACCGGGAAACCTCAGCCAGTAGTAATGCCCGGCGAATTTATCATTGCCGCAGCGGCACTCGATCACGGCCATATCTACGGCATGTGCAATGGGTTAATTGAGGCTGGCGCCACACTGAAATGGGTGTACGACCCGGATCCGGCAAAAGTGGCGAGCTTTTTACAACAGTATCCGCAGGCGCAGGCCGCTGATTCTCTGGCAACGATCCTTAATGACACAACGGTGAACCTGGTCGCCAGTGCGGCAATCCCCTCGGAGCGCTGCCCACTGGGACTAAAAGTGATGGCAGCCGGGAAAGACTATTTCACCGACAAAGCGCCGCTGACTACGTTGGATCAACTGGAGGATGCCAAAGCGATGGTGGCGAAAACCGGGCGTAAATACGCGGTCTACTACAGCGAACGCCTGCATGTGGAAAGTGCCGTTTTCGCGGGCGATTTGGTGAAACAGGGGGCGATTGGTCAGGTCATACAAACACTCGGAACCGGCCCGCACCGTGAAGGTAGCGGTCGCCCGGACTGGTTCTACGAGCGACGCTTTTTCGGCGGCATTCTCTGCGACATCGGCAGTCATCAGATCGAACAGTTTCTGTTCTATACCGGCAACAGCGACGCACGCATCGTGGCAAGCCAGGTACGCAACGTAAATCATCCGCAATATCCACAATTCGAAGATTTTGGCGACGCGATGCTGGCGGGCGATAACGGCGCAACGGGCTACTTCCGCTGCGACTGGTTCACGCCGGGCGGCCTCTCAACCTGGGGCGATGGACGTCTGACGCTGCTCGGCACGGAGGGCTATATCGAAATTCGCAAATATGTCGATATCACTCGCGGCGAGCAGGATGTGGTCTATCTGGTCAATAAAGAGGGGGAATTCCGTTATCCCGTCGCCGGCAAGGTGGGCTTTCCGTACTTTGGTCAGCTCATCCTCGACTGTATCCGGCGCACTGAAAACGCCATGACGCAGGAGCACGCCTTTAAAGCGGCGGAGCTGTGCGTTAAGGCGCAGATGCGGGCAAACGCGAACGCGTGA
- the msrA gene encoding peptide-methionine (S)-S-oxide reductase MsrA, whose amino-acid sequence MSLFDKKHLISPSDALPGRNTPMPVATLHAVNEHSMTNVPEGMEIALFAMGCFWGVERLFWQLPGVYSTAAGYTGGYTPNPTYREVCSGETGHAEAVRVVYDPAVISYEQLLQVFWENHDPAQGMQQGNDHGTQYRSAIYPLTPEQDSAARASFERFQAAMRAAGDHRSITTEISNATPFYYAEDDHQQYLHKNPYGYCGIGGIGVCLPPDA is encoded by the coding sequence ATGAGTCTATTTGATAAAAAGCACCTGATTTCACCGTCGGATGCATTACCTGGGCGCAATACCCCGATGCCCGTGGCGACGCTGCATGCCGTCAACGAACATTCGATGACGAACGTCCCTGAAGGGATGGAAATCGCGCTTTTCGCGATGGGCTGTTTCTGGGGCGTAGAACGGTTGTTCTGGCAGTTGCCCGGCGTTTACAGCACGGCTGCGGGGTACACCGGTGGCTACACGCCGAATCCCACCTACCGGGAAGTCTGTTCCGGTGAAACAGGCCACGCCGAAGCGGTGCGCGTGGTGTACGATCCGGCGGTCATCAGCTATGAACAATTGCTCCAGGTTTTCTGGGAAAACCACGATCCGGCGCAGGGCATGCAACAGGGCAACGACCACGGCACCCAATATCGTTCCGCTATTTATCCGCTGACACCGGAGCAGGACAGCGCCGCTCGCGCCAGTTTTGAACGCTTCCAGGCCGCCATGCGCGCGGCGGGCGACCATCGTTCCATCACCACTGAAATCAGCAACGCGACGCCGTTCTATTACGCTGAGGACGACCACCAGCAGTATCTGCACAAAAACCCGTACGGCTACTGCGGAATCGGCGGGATTGGCGTCTGTTTGCCCCCTGACGCGTAA
- a CDS encoding Gfo/Idh/MocA family protein, with the protein MLNIAIVGTGNISHQHIQGYLTFPERCRIVALVDIFPEKAEEKKARYGLHDAQVYPSHRAMLEAGTAVDLVDVCTPPYVHAEIAIDALNRGKHVLCEKPMAASLEECDAMMAAQRACGKTLSVIAQNRFTDAFWRLKTAIDSGLAGKICHAQVDSFWWRGHCYYDLWWRGTWEKEGGGCTLNHAVHHIDAIQWMLGFPSEVVAMMTNVAHDNAEVEDLSAAIFRYPNGALTQLTASVVHHGEDQKIVIQGEKARISAPWNVFASQSADNGFPQTENDNAREDRLTSQFHATPALRWTLHTGQIDNVLTAIEQQIEPLVDGEQGKRSLELITAVYKSAITRSVVTLPVQRDDAFYRTGGLLQKAPHFYEKSASVSNFAEVAAIPLGKDLDSGVEK; encoded by the coding sequence ATGCTGAATATCGCGATTGTTGGAACGGGGAATATCTCTCATCAGCACATTCAGGGCTATCTGACGTTTCCGGAGCGCTGTCGAATTGTCGCCCTGGTGGATATTTTCCCCGAAAAGGCCGAAGAGAAGAAAGCGCGTTACGGACTACACGACGCGCAGGTTTACCCCAGCCATCGGGCAATGCTGGAGGCGGGAACAGCGGTTGACCTGGTGGATGTCTGCACCCCGCCCTACGTCCACGCGGAAATCGCCATCGATGCCCTGAACCGCGGCAAACATGTCCTTTGCGAAAAACCGATGGCCGCGTCGCTGGAAGAGTGTGACGCGATGATGGCTGCGCAACGGGCCTGCGGCAAAACGTTGTCTGTCATCGCGCAAAACCGTTTTACCGACGCCTTCTGGCGTTTGAAAACGGCGATAGATTCCGGCCTGGCGGGCAAGATTTGTCACGCCCAGGTGGATTCCTTCTGGTGGCGCGGGCACTGCTATTACGACCTGTGGTGGCGCGGCACGTGGGAAAAGGAAGGCGGTGGCTGCACGCTCAACCACGCGGTGCACCATATTGACGCCATCCAGTGGATGCTCGGTTTTCCCAGCGAAGTGGTGGCGATGATGACCAACGTCGCCCACGACAATGCGGAAGTAGAAGATCTCAGCGCCGCCATCTTCCGGTATCCCAATGGCGCGCTGACCCAACTGACCGCCTCCGTGGTGCATCACGGTGAAGATCAGAAAATTGTGATTCAGGGTGAGAAAGCGCGCATTTCCGCGCCGTGGAACGTGTTCGCCAGCCAGTCCGCAGACAACGGTTTTCCACAGACAGAAAACGATAATGCGCGAGAAGACCGTCTGACATCGCAGTTTCACGCCACCCCAGCGCTTCGATGGACGCTGCATACCGGGCAAATCGACAACGTGTTAACCGCCATTGAACAGCAGATCGAACCGCTGGTGGATGGTGAACAGGGCAAACGCTCGCTGGAATTGATCACCGCTGTCTACAAATCGGCGATCACCCGTTCGGTCGTGACTCTGCCTGTTCAGCGCGACGACGCGTTTTATCGCACGGGCGGCCTGCTCCAAAAGGCACCACATTTTTATGAAAAATCCGCCTCGGTGAGCAATTTTGCAGAGGTGGCCGCGATCCCGCTGGGTAAAGACTTAGATTCAGGAGTGGAAAAATGA
- a CDS encoding MFS transporter — MAKPTERRVGYGVAIGYGVTDLFGGGAFAVIGTWLLFFYTTYCGLSVLEAGSIFAIARIIDAILSPVMGYITDNFGNTWLGKKFGRRRFFLLISAPLMFLYALVWITDMSYWYYLGTYLSIELLSAMVLVPWETLSAEMTNRFSERTRLSGVRMMCSQLGGFLAVSVPGIIMQYTGKDNSLTYTLTGLVFAIIYCVAVFTTWATTWEAKDVREEYEFTPDTQRSSGLFNHLKYLVVDLFSAFKLRIFRQHIIIYICSFTALDVFGSVFTYYVIYGLKQDAATVSGLLSIAAFVSVPGTFGFMMLMNKLNMTPSAALRLSYGCIFFVLACLFTLYLGDIQLPALLFSAIFVLFGLAKAGLYYIPWNIYSFIPDVDEIVTRQRREGIFAGVMVLTRKSTVALAIMLIGVVLEESGFVKGGGSQPISALHAIIGLMIFATAALLAISFYTTFRFKLTQKTHKILIKEVARRKLGGECEDCDEETRAVIKSLTGFAYDEIWDAAPGARDKRRTATAEN; from the coding sequence ATGGCGAAACCTACTGAACGCAGAGTAGGTTACGGCGTAGCGATTGGCTACGGCGTAACCGATTTATTTGGCGGCGGTGCATTTGCAGTTATTGGCACCTGGCTGTTATTTTTTTACACCACCTATTGTGGACTGTCTGTACTGGAAGCCGGTTCTATATTTGCTATTGCACGTATCATCGATGCAATATTAAGCCCGGTGATGGGTTATATTACTGATAACTTCGGCAACACCTGGCTGGGGAAAAAATTTGGTCGTCGTCGTTTCTTTTTATTAATCAGTGCTCCGCTCATGTTTCTCTACGCGCTGGTGTGGATTACCGACATGAGCTACTGGTATTACCTGGGAACGTATCTTTCCATCGAACTGCTGTCCGCGATGGTGCTGGTGCCCTGGGAGACGCTGTCGGCGGAGATGACCAACCGCTTCAGCGAACGTACTCGCCTCTCTGGCGTACGCATGATGTGTTCACAACTGGGCGGTTTTTTAGCCGTTTCCGTACCCGGCATTATTATGCAATATACGGGTAAAGATAATTCATTGACCTATACTTTGACCGGACTCGTGTTTGCGATTATTTATTGTGTCGCCGTATTCACCACCTGGGCAACGACCTGGGAAGCAAAAGATGTGCGGGAAGAATATGAATTCACGCCGGACACACAGCGCAGCTCTGGCTTATTTAACCACCTGAAGTATTTGGTGGTGGATCTTTTTTCCGCCTTTAAACTGCGTATTTTTCGCCAGCATATTATTATCTATATTTGTTCATTTACCGCTCTGGATGTCTTTGGTTCCGTTTTCACTTATTACGTGATCTATGGATTAAAACAGGATGCGGCCACGGTTTCCGGACTGTTAAGTATCGCGGCGTTTGTTTCAGTCCCTGGCACATTCGGCTTTATGATGTTAATGAATAAGCTCAACATGACACCGTCTGCGGCGCTGCGCCTCTCCTATGGCTGCATTTTCTTCGTCCTGGCCTGTCTTTTTACCCTTTATCTGGGTGATATCCAGCTACCGGCCCTGCTCTTTTCCGCGATATTTGTCCTGTTTGGTCTGGCAAAAGCCGGGTTGTATTACATCCCGTGGAACATCTATAGCTTTATTCCGGATGTGGATGAAATCGTCACCCGCCAGCGTCGGGAAGGCATTTTTGCCGGGGTGATGGTGCTGACCCGCAAAAGCACCGTCGCGCTGGCGATTATGTTGATTGGCGTGGTGCTGGAAGAGAGCGGCTTTGTCAAAGGCGGCGGTTCGCAGCCCATCAGCGCGCTGCATGCCATTATTGGCCTGATGATATTTGCGACTGCTGCCCTGCTGGCTATCAGTTTTTACACCACGTTCCGGTTTAAGCTGACGCAAAAGACGCACAAAATCCTGATCAAAGAAGTGGCGCGCCGCAAACTCGGCGGTGAATGTGAAGACTGCGACGAAGAGACCCGGGCCGTCATTAAGTCACTCACCGGTTTCGCCTACGATGAAATCTGGGATGCCGCGCCTGGCGCACGCGATAAGCGTCGAACGGCTACCGCTGAAAATTAA
- a CDS encoding YtfJ family protein has protein sequence MTLRKILALACLLVPMMASAHRFETGQRVPPVGIADRGELILENDKFSYKSWNSAQLPGKVRILQHIAGRTSAKEKNATLIEAIKAAKLPHDVYQTTTIVNTDDAIPGSGMFVRSSLESNKKLYPWSQFIVDSDGVARKAWQLDEESSAIAVLDKDGRVQWAKDGALTQEEVQQVIALLHKLLNK, from the coding sequence ATGACCTTACGTAAGATTCTGGCGCTGGCGTGCCTGTTAGTGCCGATGATGGCCTCCGCACATCGCTTCGAAACGGGCCAGCGCGTCCCGCCGGTAGGCATTGCCGATCGCGGCGAATTGATTCTTGAAAATGATAAGTTCAGCTATAAAAGCTGGAACAGCGCACAGTTGCCCGGGAAAGTGCGAATCCTTCAGCACATCGCCGGACGCACCTCTGCTAAAGAAAAAAATGCGACGCTGATTGAAGCGATCAAAGCGGCAAAACTGCCCCATGACGTTTATCAGACCACGACGATCGTCAACACTGACGACGCGATTCCTGGCTCCGGTATGTTTGTGCGCAGCAGTCTTGAGAGCAATAAGAAGCTTTACCCGTGGTCGCAGTTCATTGTCGACAGTGACGGTGTGGCCCGTAAAGCCTGGCAACTGGATGAAGAGAGTTCAGCTATCGCAGTACTCGACAAAGACGGTCGCGTACAGTGGGCGAAGGACGGAGCGCTAACCCAGGAAGAAGTGCAGCAGGTGATTGCCCTGCTGCATAAGTTGCTTAATAAATAG